In one Lolium rigidum isolate FL_2022 chromosome 3, APGP_CSIRO_Lrig_0.1, whole genome shotgun sequence genomic region, the following are encoded:
- the LOC124697449 gene encoding universal stress protein YxiE-like — protein sequence MEPERAVASSVTPGGVGAEASRGTAGGATMTKVVVAVDASEESLHALSWALDHVVRHHPGASLVVVHAQHPADHFVYPVAAHGLAYIPPTAVESMKKTQEENTRKVVARALEVCAQRQVVAKAAVVEGDPKEAICQAVEEMHADLLVLGSRGLGMIKRALLGSVSDYLAHHASCPVLIVKPPKAHAKGTGNST from the exons ATGGAACCGGAGAGAGCGGTGGCGAGCAGCGTGACGCCTGGTGGCGTTGGCGCGGAGGCCTCTCGCGGGACGGCGGGCGGCGCGACGATGACGAAGGTGGTGGTGGCCGTGGACGCGAGCGAGGAGAGCCTGCACGCGCTGTCGTGGGCGCTGGACCACGTCGTCCGGCACCACCCCGGCGCGTCGCTCGTCGTCGTCCACGCCCAGCACCCCGCGGACCACTTCGTCTACCCCGTCGCCGCCCACG GCCTGGCCTACATTCCGCCCACGGCTGTGGAATCCATGAAGAAGACGCAGGAGGAGAACACTCGGAAGGTGGTGGCCCGCGCGCTGGAGGTGTGCGCGCAGAGGCAGGTGGTGGccaaggcggcggtggtggagggcgACCCGAAGGAGGCCATCTGCCAGGCAGTGGAGGAGATGCACGCCGACCTGCTCGTCCTCGGCAGCCGCGGCCTCGGCATGATCAAGAG GGCGTTGCTGGGCAGCGTGAGCGACTACCTCGCCCACCATGCGAGCTGCCCCGTTCTGATCGTGAAGCCCCCCAAAGCGCACGCCAAGGGAACCGGAAACTCTACCTAA
- the LOC124700552 gene encoding universal stress protein YxiE-like, protein MWSIGAVIARHEAGLTTDSERVAMEEERAAAAVASGVPPGAGGTEEASRGMAGATTMKVVAAVDASEESLRALSWALDHVVRQNPGASVVVVHAHRAEHFVYPVAAHGLAYAPPMAVDSMKKTQEENARRVVSRALEVCAERQVTAKAAVVEGDPKEAICQAVEEMHADLLVLGSRGLGMIKRALLGSVSDYLAHHASCPVLIVKPPKAHAKGTGSSA, encoded by the exons ATGTGGTCGATCGGGGCAGTCATCGCTAGACACGAAGCCGGTCTCACTACTGACAGCGAGCGCGtggccatggaggaggagagagcgGCCGCGGCGGTGGCGAGCGGAGTGCCGCCTGGAGCCGGAGGCACGGAGGAGGCCTCTCGGGGCATGGCGGGCGCGACGACGATGAAGGTGGTGGCGGCCGTGGACGCGAGCGAGGAGAGCCTGCGCGCGCTGTCGTGGGCGCTGGACCACGTCGTCCGGCAAAACCCCGGCGCGtccgtcgtcgtcgtccacgCCCACCGCGCCGAACACTTCGTCTACCCGGTCGCCGCCCACG GTCTAGCGTACGCTCCGCCCATGGCGGTGGACTCCATGAAGAAGACGCAGGAGGAGAACGCCCGGAGGGTGGTGTCCCGCGCGCTGGAGGTGTGCGCAGAGAGGCAGGTGACGGccaaggcggcggtggtggagggcgACCCGAAGGAGGCCATCTGCCAGGCGGTGGAGGAGATGCACGCCGACCTGCTCGTCCTCGGCAGCCGCGGCCTCGGCATGATCAAGAG GGCGTTGCTGGGCAGCGTGAGCGACTACCTCGCCCACCATGCGAGCTGCCCCGTTCTCATCGTGAAGCCTCCCAAAGCGCACGCCAAGGGAACCGGAAGCTCCGCCTAA